The following coding sequences are from one Prionailurus viverrinus isolate Anna chromosome D2, UM_Priviv_1.0, whole genome shotgun sequence window:
- the LOC125148325 gene encoding olfactory receptor 6C74-like translates to MMLWKEMPMEMGNGTTVQEFTLEGFPAIQHLGKVLFLVHLLAYLASITGNAVIVTIICADSRLQTPMYFFLSIFSFFECCFISAVIPKLLVIFLLGRQTISFLACFIQAFVFVYLGAAGFLLIAVMSVDRYMAICKPLHYPTIMNLKTCFLLVTACFTLAFILITGPLVMVSQLSFCGPHVIPHFFCDTGALIHLSCSDTRSVEMLVFVLALLILLTSLIITVIAYSNIVVTIVRLPSAKERQKAFSTCSSHLIVLSMIYGSCVFIYVKPKQMNKLDSNREAALVNTVVTPLLNPVIYTLRNKQVHQALRETMCRMKVSR, encoded by the coding sequence ATGATGCTGTGGAAAGAGATGCCCATGGAAATGGGGAACGGGACCACCGTCCAAGAATTCACCTTGGAGGGGTTTCCTGCCATCCAACACCTGGGAAAGGTCCTCTTCCTGGTGCACCTGCTGGCCTACCTGGCATCCATTACAGGCAATGCTGTCATAGTCACCATCATCTGTGCTGACTCCCGGCTCCAGACACCTATGTACTTTTTCCTcagcattttctccttctttgagTGTTGTTTCATAAGTGCTGTTATTCCTAAGTTGCTGGTCATCTTTCTTTTAGGCCGGCAAACCATTTCCTTTCTTGCCTGTTTCATACAAGCCTTTGTGTTTGTCTATCTGGGAGCAGCAGGTTTCCTCCTCATAGCAGTGATGTCTGTGGATCGGTACATGGCCATTTGCAAGCCTCTGCATTACCCAACCATCATGAACCTCAAGACTTGCTTCCTCTTGGTCACTGCCTGCTTCACTTTGGCCTTCATTCTCATCACTGGTCCACTAGTAATGGTTTCCCAGTTATCCTTCTGTGGCCCCCATGTCATTCCCCACTTCTTCTGTGACACTGGTGCCCTGATTCATCTCTCCTGTTCTGATACAAGGTCTGTTGAAATGTTGGTCTTTGTCCTTGCTTTGTTGATCCTTTTGACATCCCTTATCATAACCGTCATCGCATACAGCAACATAGTAGTCACAATTGTGCGACTCCCATCAGCCAAGGAGCGACAGAAAGCTTTTTCCACCTGCTCGTCTCACCTCATTGTCCTCTCCATGATATACGGCAGCTGTGTCTTTATATACGTGAAaccaaagcaaatgaacaagCTGGACTCCAACAGGGAGGCTGCCCTTGTGAACACAGTGGTGACCCCGCTGTTGAATCCTGTCATCTACACTCTGCGGAACAAGCAGGTCCACCAGGCTCTGAGGGAGACAATGTGCAGAATGAAAgtatcaagataa
- the LOC125148295 gene encoding olfactory receptor 6C74-like, translating into MEINMEVRNETTIQEFILEGFPAIQYLGNIFFLMHLLAYLASITGNMVIIIITWADHRLQTPMYILLSTFSFSECCFITTVIPKLLSIFLSGRQTISFTSCLTQAFSFLFFGSIIFFLMAVMSLDRYLAICKPLHYPAIMNLRVSFLLAFFCNALSFILITGLVLKVSQLSFCGPNVISHFFCDLGSLIHLSCSDTGSVEIYVLFLALLVILISLILTIIAYSNIVVTIVRLPSAKERQKAFSTCSSHLIVLSLMYGSCVFIYVKPKQTNRLDSNREAALVNTVVTPLLNPVIYTLRNKQVHQALRDALSRVRLQKQSFGGPQQALDFLEDNSCKRRKSCLP; encoded by the exons ATGGAGATAAACATGGAGGTGAGGAATGAGACAACAATCCAAGAATTCATTCTGGAAGGGTTTCCTGCCATCCAGTACCTGGGGAACATCTTCTTCCTGATGCATCTGCTGGCATATCTGGCCTCTATCACAGGAAATATGGTGATCATCATTATCACTTGGGCTGACCATCGCCTCCAGACACCAATGTATATTTTACTCAgcactttctccttctctgaatGCTGTTTTATTACCACAGTTATTCCTAAACTGCTGTCCATCTTTCTTTCAGGAAGGCAAACAATTTCCTTTACTTCTTGTCTCACAcaagccttttcttttctgttttttgggtcaataatttttttcctgatggcTGTGATGTCCTTGGATCGATACCTGGCCATTTGCAAACCTCTGCACTACCCGGCCATCATGAACCTGAGGGTTAGTTTCCTTCTGGCTTTCTTCTGCAATGCTTTGTCCTTCATCTTGATCACTGGTCTGGTGCTCAAGGTTTCTCAGTTGTCCTTCTGTGGCCCCAATgtcatctctcatttcttttgtgaCCTCGGCTCCCTGATTCATCTCTCTTGTTCTGACACTGGGTCTGTTGAAATATATGTCCTCTTCCTTGCTCTGCTTGTCATTCTGATATCTCTCATTTTAACCATCATTGCATACAGCAATATAGTAGTCACAATTGTGCGACTTCCATCAGCCAAGGAGCGACAGAAAGCTTTCTCCACCTGCTCCTCTCACCTCATCGTCCTCTCTCTGATGTATGGCAGCTGTGTCTTTATATACGtgaaaccaaagcaaacaaataGGCTGGACTCCAACAGGGAGGCTGCCCTTGTGAACACAGTGGTGACCCCACTGTTGAACCCTGTCATCTACACTCTGCGGAACAAGCAGGTCCATCAGGCTCTGAGGGATGCTCTGTCCAGGGTGAGGTTGCAGAAACAGAGCTTTGGAGG cCCACAGCAAGCTCTCGATTTCTTGGAAGATAATAGTTGCAAGAGGAGGAAGTCCTGCCTGCCATGA
- the LOC125148213 gene encoding olfactory receptor 6C4-like, protein MTLFYMFHKVLNSSVMIFYKIAQRVEEMEKSVIGDTRNWSEVQEFTLEGFPAVQNLGKVLFLVHLLAYLASIMGNTLIITITWTDHRLQTPMYFFLRSFSFFECCFVTTVIPKLLAIFLSGRQSISFVACFTQAFVFLFLGTTVFFLMAVLSLDRYLAICKPLYYSTIMNPRMCFLLVTACLSLGFFLMVVPIIMLSQSSFCGSHVIPHFFCDFGPLIHLSCSDTRSTEMLAFILALFILLTSLIITIIAYSNIVVTVVRLPSAKERQKAFSTCSSHLIVLSLMYGSCVFIYVKPKQTNRLVSNREAALVNTVVTPLLNPVIYTLRNKQVHQALRDALSRVRLQK, encoded by the coding sequence aTGACACTGTTTTATATGTTTCACAAAGTTCTTAATTCTTCAGTCATgatattctacaaaatagctCAGAgagttgaagaaatggaaaagtcagTAATAGGGGATACACGAAACTGGTCAGAAGTTCAGGAATTCACTCTGGAGGGCTTTCCTGCTGTCCAGAACCTTGGAAAGGTTCTCTTCCTGGTACATCTGCTGGCATACCTGGCCTCCATCATGGGAAATACACTCATAATCACCATTACCTGGACTGACCATCGCCTCCAGacacccatgtacttcttcctccgCAGTTTCTCCTTTTTTGAATGCTGTTTTGTAACCACTGTTATTCCTAAATTGTTGGCCATCTTTCTGTCAGGGAGGCAATCAATTTCTTTTGTGGCTTGCTTCACACAagcctttgtctttcttttcctgggaACAACTGTTTTCTTCCTTATGGCGGTATTATCCCTAGATAGGTACCTGGCCATTTGCAAACCTCTGTATTACTCAACCATCATGAACCCAAGGATGTGTTTCCTTCTGGTCACTGCCTGCTTATCTTTGGGATTTTTCCTCATGGTGGTTCCAATTATAATGCTTTCCCAGTCATCCTTCTGTGGCTCCCATGTCATCCCTCACTTCTTTTGTGATTTTGGGCCACTGATTCATCTCTCTTGTTCTGACACCAGATCTACTGAAATGTTGGCCTTTATCCTTGCTTTGTTTATCCTTTTGACATCCCTTATCATAACCATCATTGCATACAGCAACATAGTAGTCACAGTTGTGCGACTTCCGTCAGCCAAGGAGCGACAGAAAGCTTTCTCCACCTGCTCCTCTCACCTCATTGTCCTCTCTCTGATGTATGGCAGCTGTGTCTTTATATACGtgaaaccaaagcaaacaaacaggcTGGTATCTAACAGGGAGGCTGCCCTTGTGAACACGGTGGTGACTCCGCTGCTGAACCCTGTCATCTACACTCTGCGGAACAAGCAGGTCCATCAGGCTCTGAGGGATGCTCTGTCCAGGGTTAGATTGCAGAAATAG